ATAACCAACAAACCTCTCCGTATGCCGTCTTTACGCTACTCGACCTTGCGTTACCTGCTCTAGCTCCGGTGAAGGATGCGCTCGACCAAGCGCGGCAGGACGATGCGCTGACTGCGTTGCATCGGTACTTGACCAGCCGGAGTACGCCGGGCTGGAGAACAGATAACCGGAAGCAGCAGCTTATCGACTATATACAGCACTATTGCACAGATGATCTGGAACTTGTAATAAAGACGGCGGACGAAGTCGTCGAGCAGACATTTCTCTTCCGCTTTCCCTGGGACATGGAACGAAGCCGCATTCCGGTTACCTTTGAGGAAAAAATTGACTGGCGTTATGTTCCAGACCAAGATGTAGAATGGGCTTATATGCTGAATCGCCACCGCTACTGGGTGGCATTAGGACAAGCGTATGCGATAACTGGTAATGAAAAATATGCGAGGGCATTTTGCTGTCAGCTTGAAGATTGGCTGGACCGTAATCCTGTTCCAGACATGCCTACGAATGATACGCTGACTTGGCGTACCATTGAAGCGGGCCTTCGCTGTGCTAACTGGATCAAAGCGTTATCCTATATACAGGAAAGTTCGCTGCTCACACCGACGCTTCTGGCAAAAGTGATGATATCTCTGCATGAACACGGTGAATATTTAGCTTCATCGTTTACGGGCTGGAAGAATATCAGCAACTGGGGGGTTCTGGAGACTTGTGGCTTGTTCCAAACCGCGCTCTACTTCCCTGAGTTCACAAGGGCCAGAAACTGGCAACGTCTCGGTGAGGAGAGATTGGGGGAGACAGCTCGAATCCAGATCATGGCGGACGGTATCCACTGGGAGCAATCCCCCACTTATCACCATGAAGTTCTGGTATGTTTTCTCGACTGCATCCGCTTGGCCCGTATGAACGGACTGGAGCTTGAGGATGAATTTTTGCAAAAGGTACGTCAAATGGCCGTAGCTTCATTATATTGGGCCAAGCCGAATCATCGGCAGCCGATGCTCGGCGATAGCGATGATAGCGATGTCCGTTCGATTTTGACTTATGCGGGTTGGTTGTTCCAGGATTCTGTGCTCCGCTTTGGCGGATACGATCAAATGGATTATGATAATGCCTGGTTGTTCGGGTTGACTGGCGTTGAGGGCTACGCGCGGCTGTTGGCAGAAGAACCGTCTTACTTGTCACATTCTTTTGTACATTCCGGTCATTATGTGATGCGGACGGGTTGGGACGAGCAGGCTTTGTACTTATATTTCCACTGCGGACCACTTGGGGGTGGACATGGGCACGCGGATCTGCTACATTTCGATCTGTATGCTTATGGGCGGGATATGCTTACCGATCTTGGCAGATACAACTATAGTGATCATACACCACTCAGAAAAGCGCTAAAAGAAAGCGCTGCCCATAATACGACCACTGTTGACGGAATTGGATTTACCGAAATCACGGATACATGGTCCTTCTCCCAAATTGCGAAGCCGACAGGCACCCAATGGATTAGCAAGCCGGAATTTGATTATGTAGAAGGCAGCCATGACGGTTATCGTCATTTGAATGATCCGGTATACCCGCTTAGGAGGATTATATTCATCAAGCCTTATTACTGGCTTCTGGTCGACAGCTTCAGCTGCCGGCAGGAGCATACGTTTTCCCAGCATTTACATTTTGCGCCCGGAGCGGTTCAGATGGAAGACGAAACATTTATTTGCCGTACTAAAAATGAGCGGGAAGCCAATCTTTGCATCATTCCTGTTAATGTTGAAGGACTTCAGGGCAAGGTTGATGACGGGGTAATCTCCCGCGAATACAATCTGCTGGAACCCAATCAGCATGCTGTGTACTCCCGAACGGGGAAAGGGAAGGTTTCGATCATGCAAGTGCTGTATCCGCAGCCTCCCGGCGAGCAGTTTTGTCCTCTGGTTGAACAGGTGACGATTTACCGTCATACGGGTGAAGCAGTGGATGCTGCACAGGCCGAGGCCTGCCGCATCAGCTTCCCTGAAAAGAGTGAGGAGCATATTATCGTGATCAGCCATGAGGTTCCATCCAGTCACTTGGATTCCTATGTAGTAGAAGGTATACAAATATTTGGTGAAGTGGTCCTTATTGTTTTCGCAAACGGTCAAAAGAAAGTCACGGTAATCAGATAATGCATGTATACTGGATAACGGGCTGATAGAATACAAGAAAAGAGCATGAGAGAGGCGCGGAGAAAACATGTTCAAATTCACTTACTATAGACGTATCCAGGCATCATTTCTTTTGCTGATTTTTATCCCGCTGATTGCAGTATCGATCATCTCCTTTGTGCTAATTCGGGATACGATGGTAGAAAAGCTACAGCTCAGCAACGATAACTTCCTGAACGTTATGATTGACGAACTAAACAAGACCATTGATGATGTGACATTTGCATCGCATTTTATTGTAAACGATACCAATTTTCGCGCCAATCTGAAGGTCTTTGCAGATACCGAGCGGCTGAACACCTATCAGGATTACGTACATTTTACGCAAATTCAGGATGTATTTTCGCTCATCAACTCTAAGCCGCTAAATAATAACATTCGCATGTATTTGGTTAACCGGAAGCACTTTGTGATCTCCTCTGGGACTGAGAATTTATCCGTGATTAATGCCAACATGGACAAACTGATGGGCCGTGTCAATATTCACGAACCGGAGACCTTGCAATGGCTAGGGATGGCTGACAGCGGTTCAGGCAAAAGCAGCAGCTACTATATTGCCAGAGTAATCTATGACAGCCGGGAGAAACGCCAGGTATCCGTGCTTCTCATCTCCATTCCCGAGGCCTATTT
This Paenibacillus sp. FSL R5-0345 DNA region includes the following protein-coding sequences:
- a CDS encoding alginate lyase family protein, with amino-acid sequence MNADNQQTSPYAVFTLLDLALPALAPVKDALDQARQDDALTALHRYLTSRSTPGWRTDNRKQQLIDYIQHYCTDDLELVIKTADEVVEQTFLFRFPWDMERSRIPVTFEEKIDWRYVPDQDVEWAYMLNRHRYWVALGQAYAITGNEKYARAFCCQLEDWLDRNPVPDMPTNDTLTWRTIEAGLRCANWIKALSYIQESSLLTPTLLAKVMISLHEHGEYLASSFTGWKNISNWGVLETCGLFQTALYFPEFTRARNWQRLGEERLGETARIQIMADGIHWEQSPTYHHEVLVCFLDCIRLARMNGLELEDEFLQKVRQMAVASLYWAKPNHRQPMLGDSDDSDVRSILTYAGWLFQDSVLRFGGYDQMDYDNAWLFGLTGVEGYARLLAEEPSYLSHSFVHSGHYVMRTGWDEQALYLYFHCGPLGGGHGHADLLHFDLYAYGRDMLTDLGRYNYSDHTPLRKALKESAAHNTTTVDGIGFTEITDTWSFSQIAKPTGTQWISKPEFDYVEGSHDGYRHLNDPVYPLRRIIFIKPYYWLLVDSFSCRQEHTFSQHLHFAPGAVQMEDETFICRTKNEREANLCIIPVNVEGLQGKVDDGVISREYNLLEPNQHAVYSRTGKGKVSIMQVLYPQPPGEQFCPLVEQVTIYRHTGEAVDAAQAEACRISFPEKSEEHIIVISHEVPSSHLDSYVVEGIQIFGEVVLIVFANGQKKVTVIR